A genome region from Mycolicibacterium litorale includes the following:
- a CDS encoding DUF4185 domain-containing protein: MDASAYIGRVGGLAVALGVGAAVVLGSPGAAFATTDTEPTSQTDDGDSANTPAAEQDSPRQTESAQVADEQVADEQDVDDIEADDAEAEPQDVTVDPEDSMVTDPEETDPDGTTIEAEPVAPAPPQSFARSRDRDHEPAAPEPPKVSEASDSAAAQEAETLSATAEEPDTASFGADQPTGQPLAALRGAVADDVSELGQTLVPQTAAVVTAMTAPTAARSAAPVLNRLLAAFGLGSLRHLPALPSPTWAVSALMALASRREVDRTLATRSVSTSQSTVALAAAAAPYDPAKDYVVTPVTVSGNTVRITNVTGPGGLNNTTSRFGIGGTDLGIMWDNGIRDNPNTAVNEHQVLIAFGDTFSNRTPVRTGIWRMNTLFRSTDTKLSNGMYVADGIPHDPGMYSGSPMSDPNFSREIIGNYHYGIGPEVTMIPTAAISVPGAGEDGATRQYINYMAVKSWDTPGRWTTNYSAIAYSDDNGQNWTVVPQSSVRPAAAGRTTLPFVNGDQNFQQGAYVRKYTVDPVTGKPLKDAAGREITDGYIYSYGTPAGRAGTAYVSRVAEADILDKTKYEYWNGTSWTPGNPAAAKPILPSTTTTSFFGLVRTTTYPTVSEMSVQYNSYEKKYIMLYGDKNNNIVMRKADSPEGPWSAPVTLVTASKMPGLYAPMIHPWSSTENLSPEEQQYLYWNLSTWDDYQVKLMRTDLTKV, translated from the coding sequence ATGGATGCTTCGGCGTACATAGGGCGCGTCGGCGGCTTGGCGGTGGCGCTGGGGGTGGGCGCCGCGGTGGTGCTGGGTAGCCCAGGCGCGGCGTTCGCGACCACCGACACCGAGCCGACGTCGCAGACCGATGACGGTGATTCTGCGAACACGCCTGCAGCGGAACAGGATTCGCCGCGGCAGACGGAGAGCGCACAGGTCGCCGACGAGCAGGTCGCCGACGAGCAGGATGTCGACGACATCGAAGCTGACGACGCCGAGGCCGAGCCGCAGGATGTCACGGTCGACCCCGAGGACTCCATGGTGACCGACCCCGAGGAGACGGACCCCGACGGGACGACCATCGAAGCGGAACCGGTTGCGCCGGCGCCGCCGCAGAGCTTCGCGCGCAGCCGCGATCGCGACCACGAACCCGCAGCTCCGGAGCCCCCTAAGGTGTCGGAAGCCTCGGACAGCGCAGCGGCGCAGGAAGCCGAAACGCTTTCTGCCACCGCGGAAGAACCCGATACGGCCTCCTTCGGGGCCGACCAGCCGACCGGGCAGCCGTTGGCGGCGCTGCGGGGCGCCGTCGCCGACGACGTCTCGGAGTTGGGGCAGACGCTGGTCCCGCAGACGGCGGCCGTGGTCACGGCGATGACCGCGCCGACCGCGGCCCGGTCCGCCGCGCCGGTGCTCAACCGACTGCTCGCCGCGTTCGGATTGGGCTCGCTGCGCCACCTGCCCGCCCTGCCCAGCCCGACATGGGCGGTCAGCGCACTGATGGCGCTGGCCTCGCGGCGCGAAGTGGACCGCACGTTGGCGACGCGGTCGGTCAGCACCAGCCAGTCCACCGTCGCCCTGGCCGCGGCGGCGGCTCCGTACGACCCGGCCAAGGACTACGTGGTGACCCCGGTGACGGTCAGCGGCAACACAGTCCGGATCACCAACGTGACCGGTCCCGGCGGGCTGAACAACACCACCTCCCGTTTCGGTATCGGAGGTACGGACCTCGGAATCATGTGGGACAACGGAATTCGTGACAACCCGAACACGGCGGTCAACGAACACCAGGTGCTCATCGCATTCGGTGACACCTTCAGCAACCGCACGCCTGTGCGCACCGGGATCTGGCGGATGAACACGCTGTTCCGCAGCACGGACACCAAGCTGTCCAACGGCATGTACGTCGCCGACGGCATCCCCCACGACCCCGGCATGTACAGCGGCTCACCGATGAGCGACCCGAACTTCTCCCGCGAGATCATCGGCAACTACCACTACGGGATCGGACCCGAGGTGACGATGATCCCGACCGCGGCGATCTCGGTGCCCGGCGCGGGTGAGGACGGTGCGACGCGCCAGTACATCAACTACATGGCGGTGAAGTCGTGGGACACCCCCGGCCGCTGGACGACGAACTACTCGGCCATCGCCTACTCCGACGACAACGGCCAGAACTGGACCGTCGTCCCGCAGTCCTCGGTGCGGCCCGCCGCCGCCGGGCGGACGACGCTGCCGTTCGTCAACGGCGACCAGAACTTCCAGCAGGGCGCCTACGTCAGGAAGTACACGGTCGACCCCGTCACCGGCAAGCCGCTCAAGGACGCCGCGGGACGCGAGATCACCGACGGCTACATCTACTCCTACGGCACCCCGGCGGGCCGCGCCGGGACCGCCTACGTGTCTCGGGTGGCCGAAGCCGACATCCTCGACAAGACGAAGTACGAGTACTGGAACGGGACGTCCTGGACGCCGGGGAATCCGGCCGCGGCCAAACCGATCCTGCCGTCGACGACCACCACGAGCTTCTTCGGGCTGGTCAGGACCACCACATATCCGACCGTCAGTGAGATGTCGGTGCAGTACAACAGCTACGAGAAGAAATACATCATGTTGTACGGCGACAAGAACAACAACATCGTGATGCGCAAGGCCGATTCGCCCGAGGGGCCGTGGTCGGCCCCTGTGACGCTGGTGACGGCGTCGAAGATGCCGGGGCTGTACGCGCCGATGATCCACCCCTGGTCGTCGACGGAGAACCTCAGCCCCGAGGAGCAGCAGTACCTCTACTGGAATCTGTCGACCTGGGACGACTACCAGGTGAAGCTGATGCGCACCGATCTGACGAAGGTGTAG
- a CDS encoding LLM class flavin-dependent oxidoreductase yields the protein MRLAESLGYERAWLYESPAVVTDVWMVLSRCAEQTTRIGIGPGVLVPSLRHPMVNASAIAELVEQAPGRVAVAVGAGFTGRLALGERPMRWQHVADYIRCLRTLLAGETAEWRGAKLRMMQLPGFGAPRPIDVPILVAADGPKGRRVAAELGDGLFSVAPPVADGATGGNWRAQLVFGTVLDEGEEVTSPRAVGAVAAAAVLHYHAIYQRSGAAAVDALPGGHAWRTALDAQPAGESHLAIHLVEPGPRVPLDRLVTCRDAIGLTGTAAQVAGAATRYAATGVTELVYQPSGPHIERELRAFAGAVGIVPRR from the coding sequence GTGCGGTTGGCCGAATCGCTCGGGTACGAGCGCGCATGGCTTTACGAGTCGCCTGCCGTCGTCACCGATGTGTGGATGGTCCTCAGCCGGTGCGCCGAGCAGACCACCCGCATCGGAATCGGCCCAGGCGTCCTGGTGCCTAGCCTGCGTCACCCGATGGTCAATGCCTCCGCGATTGCAGAACTCGTGGAACAAGCCCCCGGACGGGTTGCGGTCGCGGTGGGCGCCGGCTTCACCGGCCGGCTGGCCCTCGGGGAGCGGCCGATGCGGTGGCAGCATGTCGCCGATTACATCCGGTGCCTGCGCACCCTGCTGGCCGGCGAAACCGCCGAATGGCGAGGCGCGAAACTGCGCATGATGCAGTTGCCGGGCTTCGGCGCTCCGCGTCCCATCGACGTGCCGATCCTGGTGGCCGCTGACGGACCCAAGGGGCGCAGGGTCGCCGCAGAATTGGGCGACGGACTCTTCTCCGTGGCGCCGCCCGTTGCCGATGGGGCGACCGGTGGGAATTGGCGCGCGCAGTTGGTCTTCGGCACGGTGCTCGACGAGGGAGAAGAGGTGACATCACCACGGGCGGTCGGCGCCGTCGCTGCTGCGGCGGTACTGCACTACCACGCCATATATCAGCGTTCGGGAGCTGCCGCTGTCGATGCACTGCCGGGGGGACACGCGTGGCGCACCGCGCTCGATGCGCAACCGGCAGGGGAGAGTCATCTGGCGATACACCTGGTCGAGCCCGGGCCGCGGGTCCCCCTCGATCGGCTCGTAACGTGCCGCGACGCAATCGGATTGACGGGTACCGCAGCCCAAGTGGCCGGCGCCGCCACCCGATATGCCGCGACCGGCGTCACGGAACTCGTCTACCAGCCGAGCGGCCCTCACATCGAGCGTGAACTACGGGCCTTCGCCGGCGCGGTAGGGATCGTCCCCCGACGGTAA
- a CDS encoding GMC family oxidoreductase: MSRRTRRRGERTRDFHASDPLRRTMDSVGRFVRYQWYHSACYQRSYRWYCLIVISGNGARMSQTQDYDFIIVGAGTAGSVLAGRLSENPDARVLLIEAGSTVLPPASARPPEWHTLMGGPADGGFLTTVQATTGKAVHLPLGRGIGGSSAINAMMFARGNRESYADWPAGWRFDNLLPYFKRSETARNGDPAVRGVDGPLHVGPADPPNDVLAAGLEAAVQCGYRAASDISSGIETGFAAADLAIVDGRRQSAADAYLLPALNRPNLELISDAVVHRLILLSGRCVGVEFHAADGHSTSIRYGNEIVLAAGAIRSPQLLMVSGIGPRAHLRDLGIDVLEHLPGVGSNLQDHPLSGLICRSPQPLPKPRYNHGEVMGLIDTSSSDGGAPDLQIVMSDTAAVVGLDMPDSYLIGVSAIQPHSRGSVRLATANFEQPPLVDPNYLGDERDWKTLLEGFRIARDISTAPAFTPWLGEELAPGPDVDNEGSLRQYLREALGTYFHPAGTCAMGDSDESVVDAKLRVHGVPGLRIADASVMPTLPSNNPMATVYGIAERAAALIRGS, from the coding sequence ATGAGCCGGCGTACTCGACGCCGTGGCGAACGCACAAGAGATTTCCATGCGAGTGATCCCCTCAGACGAACGATGGATTCTGTCGGCCGTTTCGTGCGTTATCAGTGGTACCACTCGGCATGCTACCAACGTAGCTACCGATGGTACTGTCTAATCGTTATCAGTGGAAACGGAGCGCGCATGTCGCAAACGCAGGACTACGACTTCATCATCGTCGGTGCAGGCACAGCGGGTTCGGTACTCGCCGGCCGCCTCAGCGAGAACCCCGACGCCCGTGTGTTGCTCATCGAAGCCGGCAGCACGGTGCTGCCACCGGCGAGTGCGAGACCGCCGGAGTGGCACACGCTCATGGGTGGACCGGCCGACGGCGGCTTTCTGACGACCGTGCAGGCCACCACGGGTAAGGCGGTCCATTTACCGCTCGGCCGCGGTATCGGCGGTTCGTCGGCGATCAACGCGATGATGTTCGCCCGGGGGAACCGCGAGAGCTACGCCGACTGGCCCGCCGGTTGGCGCTTCGACAACCTGCTGCCCTACTTCAAGCGAAGTGAAACGGCGCGCAACGGCGACCCGGCGGTCCGCGGCGTCGACGGACCCCTCCACGTGGGTCCTGCCGATCCTCCGAACGATGTCCTCGCCGCAGGATTGGAGGCCGCCGTTCAATGCGGCTACCGGGCGGCGTCCGATATCAGCAGCGGCATCGAGACCGGCTTCGCTGCAGCAGATCTTGCGATTGTCGATGGGCGCCGTCAGAGCGCCGCGGACGCCTACCTGCTACCGGCACTGAACCGGCCGAACCTCGAGTTGATCTCCGATGCCGTGGTGCACCGGCTGATCCTCCTCAGCGGACGCTGCGTCGGAGTCGAATTCCATGCCGCAGACGGGCATTCCACATCCATCCGCTACGGCAACGAGATCGTGCTGGCCGCAGGTGCGATCCGCTCACCGCAGCTCCTCATGGTGTCGGGGATCGGTCCGCGGGCTCATCTGCGTGACTTGGGTATCGACGTCCTCGAGCACCTGCCGGGAGTTGGATCGAATCTGCAGGACCATCCCCTCAGCGGTCTCATCTGCCGTTCACCGCAACCGCTTCCGAAGCCTCGCTACAATCACGGTGAGGTGATGGGATTGATCGACACCTCCTCCTCCGACGGTGGGGCGCCTGACTTGCAGATCGTCATGTCCGACACCGCCGCGGTAGTGGGACTCGACATGCCCGACTCCTATCTGATCGGTGTGTCGGCCATCCAACCGCACAGCCGCGGCAGCGTCCGGTTGGCCACTGCGAACTTCGAGCAACCACCACTCGTCGACCCCAACTATCTGGGCGATGAACGAGACTGGAAGACCCTTCTCGAGGGCTTCCGCATCGCACGCGACATCAGTACCGCTCCCGCGTTCACCCCGTGGCTCGGCGAGGAACTGGCTCCCGGTCCGGACGTCGACAATGAAGGCTCGTTGCGCCAGTATCTGAGAGAGGCGCTCGGTACCTACTTCCACCCGGCAGGGACGTGCGCGATGGGCGACTCCGACGAGTCGGTCGTCGATGCGAAACTGCGGGTGCACGGCGTTCCCGGCCTTCGGATCGCCGACGCTTCGGTCATGCCGACGCTGCCGTCGAACAACCCCATGGCGACGGTGTACGGCATCGCCGAACGCGCCGCGGCGTTGATCCGCGGATCGTGA
- a CDS encoding TetR/AcrR family transcriptional regulator, translating to MGDGPKGRQRLSTAENLLRAAAELLESGGVDAVSTRAVAAAAGVQPPVIYRRFGDKDGLLDALTHYLLQEYVKAKIQILDAAADPIDQLRQTWDLHVDFGLQHPDAYVLAYAAPRPPGELGAAAKRETVSLLKGMVAELGNQSKLSMSVDRATRYIFAAGLGTTLSLLQEPPGERDLELSELARENALSVIVHRKSGSRARNTKLPARAVALAEALRGGEALPMTSAERSLLNEWLRRLADQST from the coding sequence ATGGGTGACGGACCGAAGGGCCGACAGCGGCTGAGTACCGCCGAGAACCTCCTGAGAGCGGCAGCGGAACTCCTCGAGTCAGGAGGTGTCGATGCGGTGTCCACCAGGGCGGTCGCTGCTGCCGCCGGTGTTCAACCTCCGGTCATCTACCGGCGGTTCGGAGATAAGGACGGACTGCTCGACGCACTGACGCACTATCTGCTCCAGGAGTACGTCAAGGCAAAGATCCAGATCCTGGACGCCGCCGCCGACCCAATCGATCAACTGCGGCAAACCTGGGACTTGCACGTAGACTTCGGGTTACAGCATCCAGATGCCTACGTGCTCGCCTACGCCGCGCCACGCCCCCCTGGGGAGCTCGGTGCCGCGGCCAAGCGGGAGACGGTCAGCCTCCTCAAGGGCATGGTCGCCGAACTGGGGAACCAGAGCAAGCTCTCCATGAGCGTCGACCGCGCCACCCGCTACATCTTCGCCGCCGGCCTGGGGACCACGCTGTCTCTGTTGCAGGAACCGCCCGGCGAGCGGGATCTCGAGCTGTCCGAGCTGGCGAGGGAGAACGCGTTGTCGGTGATCGTGCACCGCAAATCGGGTTCACGGGCCCGCAACACCAAGCTCCCGGCGCGTGCGGTGGCGCTCGCCGAAGCGCTGCGCGGCGGGGAGGCCCTTCCGATGACCTCCGCCGAGCGGTCCCTGCTCAACGAGTGGCTGCGCCGACTCGCGGATCAGAGCACCTGA
- a CDS encoding GAF domain-containing sensor histidine kinase has product MFPTITSDGLAARAHDPSQCFRRYYHCIIVDTELMSTRHDSAHRQRGNPIEETERLHRLCELADTQAALKRLAVLIARNDSPTEVFAAVTKEIRRRFGSVTARMIRFESHGTATIVANEGTAGPHVRVGEEWTNFPERGLTCTVWRTGRPARVDDYREVPGGEVYLTEGLLSAVAVPVYVSGSLWGLIAIGSGTGPLPADAEERLSEFTGLTATAIATAQSRAELIASRARIVAAADEARERIERNLHDGAQQQLVTLALRIATLTECPDLTTSVRGELQTVLSDLRTVLTELREIARGIHPAVLSEAGLGPALRSLASRSALPLRVRVDVPGRLAAPVEVGAYYVVSESLTNAVKLARATHAEVSAVLDNEVLCVHVADDGIGGAVCRGGSGLLGLQDRVEALGGRLLVDSPLGGGTRIHCEIPAGKHGAGRAELSDFPGR; this is encoded by the coding sequence ATGTTTCCGACGATAACAAGTGACGGGCTCGCCGCGCGCGCCCACGATCCAAGTCAGTGTTTTCGCCGGTACTACCATTGCATTATCGTTGATACCGAGTTGATGTCGACTCGTCACGATTCAGCACACCGACAGAGAGGAAACCCCATCGAAGAAACCGAACGTCTGCACCGGCTCTGCGAACTGGCCGACACACAGGCCGCCTTGAAGCGTCTCGCCGTGCTGATCGCACGAAATGACTCTCCCACAGAGGTGTTCGCCGCGGTGACCAAGGAGATCCGGCGACGGTTCGGATCGGTGACCGCGCGGATGATCCGTTTCGAGAGCCACGGTACCGCCACGATCGTGGCTAACGAGGGCACCGCGGGTCCGCACGTCCGCGTCGGTGAGGAGTGGACGAACTTCCCGGAGCGCGGTCTCACCTGCACGGTATGGCGTACGGGGCGGCCGGCGCGGGTGGATGACTATCGCGAGGTCCCCGGCGGCGAGGTCTATCTGACTGAAGGTCTGCTCAGCGCGGTCGCGGTGCCGGTCTACGTCAGCGGCAGTCTCTGGGGTCTCATCGCGATCGGCTCGGGGACCGGTCCGCTTCCAGCCGATGCCGAGGAGCGACTCAGCGAGTTCACCGGCCTGACCGCCACCGCGATCGCCACTGCACAGAGCCGCGCCGAGCTCATCGCGTCGCGCGCGAGAATCGTCGCCGCAGCCGATGAGGCGCGTGAGCGCATCGAGCGGAATCTGCACGACGGCGCTCAACAGCAGCTCGTCACTCTCGCGCTGCGGATCGCGACATTGACCGAATGTCCTGACCTCACCACGAGTGTGCGGGGGGAGTTGCAGACGGTGTTGTCCGATCTTCGGACTGTGCTCACAGAACTGCGGGAGATCGCGCGCGGAATCCACCCCGCGGTGCTGTCCGAGGCCGGTCTCGGACCCGCATTGCGGTCGCTCGCGTCCAGATCGGCGCTGCCCCTTCGGGTCCGGGTCGACGTTCCCGGGCGGTTGGCTGCGCCGGTCGAGGTCGGTGCTTACTATGTCGTCTCGGAGTCGCTCACCAACGCGGTCAAACTTGCGAGGGCGACGCACGCTGAGGTCTCGGCGGTGCTGGACAACGAGGTGCTGTGTGTCCACGTTGCCGATGACGGCATCGGTGGCGCCGTCTGCCGAGGAGGGTCTGGTCTGCTCGGTCTGCAGGACAGGGTCGAAGCCCTCGGCGGCCGGTTGCTGGTCGACAGCCCACTTGGCGGAGGAACGCGGATCCACTGCGAGATTCCGGCAGGAAAGCATGGCGCGGGCCGCGCTGAGCTCAGCGACTTTCCAGGTAGATGA
- a CDS encoding response regulator, which translates to MSGIRVVVAEDEVLLREGLCSLLARSGLEVVGQAGDADEALALVRQTKPDLALLDIRMPPHHRTDGIDVARVVQQEMPGTAILVLSAHVDVHHAKELLREGKPIGYLLKSRVTEVAGFLQAVDRVAGGESVLDPVFVQELVNTPRQSDPLERLSRREREVLVLMAEGLSNAGIARRLYLAEATVEKHVRNVLAKLDLPDIGDQHRRVQAVIIYLESR; encoded by the coding sequence GTGTCCGGGATTCGGGTGGTCGTGGCCGAAGACGAGGTCTTGCTGCGAGAGGGCCTGTGCAGCCTGCTCGCTCGATCGGGGCTGGAGGTGGTGGGCCAAGCGGGTGACGCCGACGAAGCGCTCGCCCTGGTGCGGCAGACGAAGCCTGATCTCGCATTGCTCGACATCCGTATGCCGCCCCATCACCGCACCGACGGCATCGACGTGGCGCGGGTCGTCCAACAGGAGATGCCGGGAACCGCGATCCTGGTGCTGTCGGCACACGTCGATGTCCATCACGCTAAAGAGCTTCTCCGCGAGGGTAAACCGATCGGCTATCTGCTGAAGAGCCGCGTCACGGAAGTGGCCGGCTTTCTCCAGGCGGTCGACCGGGTCGCCGGCGGCGAATCCGTGCTGGACCCGGTCTTCGTGCAGGAGTTGGTGAACACGCCCCGTCAAAGTGATCCCTTGGAGCGGTTGAGCCGCCGCGAACGTGAGGTACTCGTGCTGATGGCGGAAGGGCTGTCGAATGCCGGTATCGCCCGGCGCCTCTACCTCGCCGAGGCCACCGTTGAGAAACACGTCCGAAACGTGCTGGCCAAGCTGGACTTACCGGACATCGGCGATCAGCACCGGCGGGTGCAGGCGGTGATCATCTACCTGGAAAGTCGCTGA
- a CDS encoding SDR family oxidoreductase, producing MKISGNTIFIPGSTSGIGLALALALHARGNTVVIGGRRREELDRIATEHPELGAVTIDTTDPDSIRRAAAQVQAEYPDLNVLIAMAGIMRMEDWHHPDTFLDTATTTVETNLLGPIRLIAAFIEHLQKQPDSTIVTVSSGLAFAPLQVTPTYNASKAAIHMLGESIRLQLADTSVKVLELVPPSVRTGLMPGQETNDAAMPLDEFVAEVMALIEAEPETHEILVDRVKFLRYGEARGDYDDVVARLNAADPHGK from the coding sequence GTGAAGATCTCCGGAAACACCATCTTCATCCCCGGCTCCACCAGCGGCATCGGATTGGCGCTGGCACTAGCCCTGCACGCCAGGGGCAACACCGTCGTGATCGGTGGACGGCGCAGAGAGGAACTGGACAGGATCGCCACCGAGCACCCCGAGTTGGGTGCGGTCACCATAGACACCACCGACCCCGACAGCATCCGGCGCGCCGCCGCCCAGGTACAAGCGGAGTATCCCGACCTCAACGTCCTCATCGCCATGGCCGGCATCATGCGGATGGAGGACTGGCACCATCCGGACACGTTCCTCGACACCGCGACGACCACGGTCGAGACCAACCTGCTCGGACCGATTCGGCTGATCGCCGCGTTCATCGAGCACCTGCAGAAGCAGCCGGACTCGACCATCGTCACCGTGTCCTCGGGGCTGGCGTTCGCGCCTCTGCAGGTCACTCCCACATACAACGCGTCCAAGGCGGCAATCCACATGCTCGGCGAATCGATTCGGTTGCAGCTGGCGGACACGAGCGTCAAGGTCCTCGAACTGGTTCCACCTTCGGTGCGGACCGGGCTGATGCCTGGCCAGGAGACGAACGATGCCGCGATGCCGCTCGATGAGTTCGTCGCCGAGGTGATGGCGCTCATCGAAGCTGAGCCCGAGACCCACGAGATCCTCGTCGACCGCGTGAAATTCCTTCGCTACGGCGAGGCGCGCGGGGACTACGACGACGTCGTCGCACGGCTCAATGCTGCCGATCCGCACGGAAAGTGA
- a CDS encoding cupin domain-containing protein, producing MSAHPFLTRLTEGTGGEVLDVLGPTVEFLNLSQGQYKQFCLMRGVVPPGVTVPLHSHDDVEAFYIVSGAQEVLVPGAHGLEWRTAHAGDFVHVAGGALHAHRNIGDEDAVDLIITTPRLGAFFREIGVPVGDVGRYTPAQRLSRFVETALRYGMRLGTAEENAAVGIELPTP from the coding sequence GTGAGCGCGCACCCCTTCCTCACCCGGCTCACCGAAGGCACCGGAGGTGAGGTGCTGGACGTGCTCGGCCCCACAGTCGAATTCCTCAATCTGTCGCAGGGACAGTACAAACAGTTCTGCCTGATGCGCGGCGTGGTCCCGCCCGGCGTGACCGTGCCCCTGCACAGTCACGACGACGTCGAGGCGTTCTACATCGTGTCCGGTGCGCAGGAGGTCCTGGTGCCGGGTGCGCACGGGCTGGAGTGGCGAACCGCGCACGCCGGCGACTTCGTCCATGTCGCCGGCGGAGCGCTGCACGCCCACCGGAACATCGGCGACGAGGATGCCGTCGACCTGATCATCACCACGCCGCGATTGGGCGCCTTCTTCCGCGAGATCGGTGTGCCCGTCGGTGACGTCGGAAGGTACACGCCGGCGCAGCGTTTGAGCCGGTTCGTCGAGACCGCACTGCGTTACGGCATGCGGCTCGGCACGGCGGAGGAGAACGCGGCCGTCGGCATCGAGCTTCCGACACCCTGA